Proteins encoded by one window of Cylindrospermum stagnale PCC 7417:
- a CDS encoding zinc-ribbon domain-containing protein, whose product MFTKIRRLLSLLFSKSNTINNEPLNKVSLIVIILIDIFILINVFTGLDDISRWHISPTQAYPCYSEWENYQTSTTKDKDYEIVNLSSPYQREYQPSLQQNYQQNAAGRLGKVSETCLKYAESKDKIINPENQQTFQSIAQKQTKISTLEQTNRNIQAKYDSTLLEKIAGQTREQSINAVSAEKAKQELAQNNRQISTLKQEISNLKNQLLAKPESVGFLGFIKDDNNFKELEKGYKAASFWYPSIQLGFQSIFLLPLIFIALLVHNFAQRKRYGLIALISWHLLVIFFIPLILKIFEFLQIGVIFKFFFDIISALFGGLLFLVSYIYILLIPLVGFGIITFFQKIVFNAKLQAVSRVQKSRCIRCAKKIQPNDVYCPHCGYDQYIECQNCHELTYKGLLYCKHCGHVQDSGNL is encoded by the coding sequence ATGTTTACCAAAATCCGCCGACTTTTGAGTCTATTATTTAGTAAGTCAAACACAATCAACAATGAACCACTAAATAAAGTGAGTTTGATTGTCATTATTTTGATTGATATTTTTATCTTAATCAATGTTTTTACAGGACTTGATGATATTAGCCGATGGCATATCAGCCCGACTCAGGCTTATCCATGTTATTCCGAGTGGGAAAATTACCAAACAAGTACCACTAAAGATAAAGACTATGAAATTGTCAATTTGTCATCACCATATCAAAGAGAATATCAACCCAGTCTTCAGCAAAACTATCAACAAAACGCAGCAGGACGTCTGGGTAAAGTTTCTGAAACATGCTTAAAATATGCCGAATCAAAAGATAAGATTATAAATCCTGAAAATCAGCAAACATTCCAATCCATTGCCCAAAAACAAACCAAAATCAGTACCCTTGAACAAACCAACCGCAATATTCAAGCCAAATATGACTCGACACTCTTAGAAAAAATTGCTGGACAGACTCGTGAACAATCGATTAATGCAGTCAGTGCTGAAAAAGCTAAACAGGAATTAGCACAAAATAACCGCCAAATTTCTACCCTGAAACAGGAAATTTCCAATTTAAAAAATCAACTTCTTGCCAAACCAGAGAGCGTAGGCTTTTTAGGCTTTATTAAGGATGATAATAACTTTAAAGAACTCGAAAAAGGCTATAAGGCGGCATCATTTTGGTATCCAAGTATCCAACTTGGTTTTCAGTCCATCTTTCTTCTACCGCTGATATTTATCGCTTTATTAGTTCACAACTTTGCTCAAAGAAAAAGATATGGACTCATCGCGCTAATTAGCTGGCATTTGCTAGTTATCTTTTTTATCCCGCTGATTCTTAAAATCTTTGAATTTCTGCAAATTGGCGTAATATTTAAATTCTTCTTCGATATTATTAGCGCTCTTTTTGGTGGGTTGCTTTTCCTAGTCAGTTATATTTATATCTTGCTGATTCCCCTGGTTGGTTTTGGAATAATCACATTTTTTCAAAAAATTGTCTTTAACGCTAAACTCCAGGCAGTTAGCAGAGTGCAAAAATCACGCTGTATCAGGTGTGCCAAGAAGATTCAGCCAAATGATGTCTACTGTCCGCACTGCGGTTATGATCAATACATTGAATGCCAAAACTGTCACGAACTTACATACAAAGGGTTGCTGTACTGTAAGCATTGTGGACACGTTCAAGATTCGGGTAATTTGTAA
- the nagZ gene encoding beta-N-acetylhexosaminidase, whose protein sequence is MPALQQLQRFGNHLILGISGTTLSDDDKRALSELKPIGVIFFAKNFLDSTPYQVWLESFKQLIDQIRQYAERDSMFITLDHEGGRVVRTPLPITRFPYAYLLGTYARQVAQATAVELKSLGINLSWAPVADIFSHPQNPIIGPRAFGTTPETAAQGAREYFLGLQESSILGCAKHFPGHGDTSKDSHIELPTLNLTLEDLRNRELIPFKALIEAQVPLIMTAHILFPKIDPDVPATLSQPILHHLLREELGFEGVVVSDDLDMKAVSEMFIQPGTVARAFRAGCDLFIVSRNINSSSIERTYQIAEDFADSLKLGSLDESVVEAARERIEKLLAVTPQYPVYQLDKETLARNAQLAFALGAA, encoded by the coding sequence ATGCCAGCATTGCAGCAGTTACAGCGCTTTGGGAACCACCTGATTCTCGGTATTTCTGGTACTACATTGAGTGATGACGATAAACGGGCCCTGAGTGAACTAAAGCCGATTGGGGTGATATTCTTCGCAAAGAACTTTTTGGATAGCACCCCATATCAGGTATGGCTGGAAAGCTTTAAGCAGTTAATCGACCAAATCCGCCAATATGCTGAACGTGACTCAATGTTCATCACTTTGGATCATGAAGGTGGAAGGGTGGTGCGGACACCGTTACCGATTACCCGCTTCCCTTATGCTTATTTGTTGGGAACTTACGCGCGTCAGGTAGCACAAGCCACGGCTGTAGAATTAAAGTCATTGGGTATCAATCTATCTTGGGCACCTGTAGCCGATATTTTTTCCCATCCCCAAAACCCGATCATTGGGCCTCGCGCCTTTGGTACGACTCCAGAAACCGCTGCTCAAGGTGCCCGTGAATACTTCCTTGGACTCCAGGAATCGAGCATTTTGGGATGCGCCAAGCACTTTCCTGGACATGGAGACACTAGCAAAGATTCTCACATTGAGTTACCAACACTCAATCTAACTTTAGAAGACTTGCGAAATCGGGAACTTATCCCCTTCAAAGCGCTAATTGAGGCGCAAGTACCTTTGATTATGACAGCGCATATCTTGTTTCCTAAAATAGATCCTGATGTGCCGGCGACACTCTCTCAGCCTATTTTGCATCATCTCCTCCGGGAGGAACTGGGGTTTGAAGGTGTGGTGGTATCTGACGATTTGGATATGAAAGCTGTTTCTGAGATGTTTATCCAACCTGGGACTGTGGCGCGGGCATTTCGTGCAGGTTGTGATTTATTTATAGTATCCCGCAATATCAATTCATCATCGATTGAGCGTACTTATCAGATAGCTGAAGATTTCGCTGATTCTCTCAAGTTAGGTAGCCTCGATGAATCGGTGGTGGAAGCAGCTAGGGAAAGAATTGAGAAATTACTGGCGGTAACTCCGCAGTATCCAGTGTATCAGCTTGACAAGGAGACTTTAGCGCGAAATGCTCAATTAGCGTTCGCCCTTGGCGCAGCGTAG
- a CDS encoding septal ring lytic transglycosylase RlpA family protein codes for MLLIGLLWITSCIGAILSFGQNLPASLTTKVLLTKGSSHLVKLVNQHRPFFVLPNQQINLWQTTLLPAKFLRIDWGSEGSQTNPVNQQDSAVTTVKDSKQKFCSAVPEIVVEQPKFKTASNLLQPTLMQSSSTHEYFFSNKILRSLQSFFRLENPVEQNYSSASLPVAVVNRDEQNYEVWVNNRKVANLPNEIAAQSMKQRLTQLVNSPNLDATQLRPALVNGIPALMLGHRFLFGIDKQISRQIERSSDLLAIEWVNNLRIALNVPALTLLQGQMAMYGLRPSQTKLSGAASWYGDYFHGRLTANGETYNQNELTVAHRSLPFNTYLQVTNLQTGKAVIVRVNDRGPYIPLRSIDLSREAARCLGSEITGVVPYEAVILQPNAPKTILDSSMLANKPTKELRLISDF; via the coding sequence ATGCTATTGATTGGACTTCTTTGGATTACATCATGTATTGGTGCTATCTTGTCGTTTGGACAAAACTTACCAGCAAGCTTAACAACGAAAGTTTTGCTGACAAAAGGCTCATCCCATTTAGTTAAACTGGTAAATCAGCATCGTCCATTTTTTGTGCTGCCAAACCAGCAAATCAATCTTTGGCAAACGACGCTACTACCCGCCAAGTTTTTAAGAATCGATTGGGGCAGTGAGGGGTCACAAACAAACCCAGTAAACCAGCAAGATTCTGCTGTGACTACGGTAAAAGACAGTAAACAAAAATTTTGCTCTGCTGTGCCAGAAATTGTAGTTGAACAACCAAAATTCAAAACTGCCAGTAATTTGCTACAGCCGACGTTGATGCAATCCAGTTCTACTCACGAATATTTTTTCTCCAACAAAATTCTGCGATCGCTACAATCTTTCTTCCGCTTAGAAAATCCTGTTGAGCAAAATTATAGTTCTGCTTCCCTACCAGTAGCGGTTGTTAACCGAGATGAGCAGAACTATGAAGTGTGGGTAAATAACCGCAAAGTTGCGAATTTGCCTAACGAAATTGCTGCACAGTCGATGAAACAGCGCTTAACGCAACTGGTAAATTCGCCAAATTTAGATGCTACTCAATTAAGACCTGCCTTAGTTAACGGGATACCCGCCTTAATGCTGGGTCATCGCTTTTTGTTCGGCATTGATAAACAAATCTCTCGCCAAATCGAACGGAGTAGCGATCTGTTAGCAATTGAATGGGTGAATAATCTGCGTATCGCTTTAAATGTACCAGCCCTCACACTTTTGCAAGGGCAGATGGCAATGTATGGCTTGCGGCCTTCACAGACAAAACTCTCTGGTGCCGCTTCTTGGTATGGTGACTATTTTCATGGTCGCTTAACAGCAAACGGTGAGACATACAACCAAAATGAACTCACAGTGGCCCATCGTTCCCTACCTTTTAACACTTACTTGCAAGTGACGAATTTGCAAACAGGCAAAGCTGTAATTGTGCGCGTGAACGATCGCGGCCCCTACATTCCACTGAGAAGCATCGATTTGTCACGGGAAGCGGCTCGCTGTCTCGGTAGCGAAATTACTGGAGTCGTGCCCTATGAAGCGGTGATTTTGCAACCCAACGCCCCGAAAACAATCTTGGATTCTTCTATGCTGGCAAATAAACCAACTAAAGAACTGAGATTAATTTCAGACTTTTGA
- the pds gene encoding 15-cis-phytoene desaturase: MRVAIAGAGLAGLSCAKYLTDAGHTPIVLERRDVLGGKVAAWKDSDGDWYETGLHIFFGAYPNMLQLFKELDIEDRLQWKEHTMIFNQPDAPGTYSRFDFPDLPAPLNGVVAILRNNDMLTWPEKIRFGIGLIPAMLQGQKYVEEMDKYSWTEWLRKQNIPERVNKEVFIAMAKSLNFIGPDEISATILLTALNRFLQEKKGSQMAFLDGSPTERLCQPIVDYITERGGEVRLNAPLKEILLNADGTVKGFALRGHNGAEDQVFTADLYVSAMPVDPLKVILPAPWKQMEFFQQLEGLEGVPVINVHLWFDRKLTKIDHLLFSRSPLLSVYADMSNTCREYANPDRSMLELVLAPAKDWIAKSDEEIVAATLAELEKLFPDHFGADNPAKLLKYHVVKTPRSVYTATPGRQQHRPTQKTPIGNFYLTGDYTMQRYLASMEGAVLSGKLTAQAISEALPVGNTSNLQTLTRPPATNAATA, from the coding sequence ATGCGAGTAGCGATCGCGGGTGCTGGGCTAGCAGGACTTTCCTGCGCGAAATATCTCACGGACGCAGGTCACACTCCCATTGTCTTGGAACGCCGGGACGTACTGGGCGGCAAAGTGGCAGCGTGGAAGGACTCTGATGGAGACTGGTACGAAACGGGTCTGCACATTTTTTTTGGGGCATATCCCAATATGTTGCAGCTATTTAAAGAACTGGACATTGAAGATCGATTGCAGTGGAAAGAACACACAATGATCTTCAACCAGCCTGATGCACCAGGTACTTACAGCCGCTTTGATTTCCCTGATTTGCCAGCACCCCTAAATGGTGTAGTGGCAATTTTGAGAAACAATGACATGCTGACATGGCCGGAAAAAATCCGCTTTGGCATCGGTTTAATCCCGGCGATGCTTCAAGGGCAAAAGTATGTTGAAGAAATGGACAAATACTCTTGGACAGAGTGGCTGCGTAAGCAAAATATTCCGGAACGGGTCAATAAAGAAGTCTTTATTGCCATGGCTAAGTCGCTGAACTTCATCGGACCGGATGAAATTTCTGCCACTATCCTATTAACTGCCCTCAACCGCTTCCTCCAAGAAAAAAAAGGCTCGCAAATGGCTTTCTTGGATGGTTCCCCAACTGAGCGGTTATGTCAGCCAATAGTAGATTACATCACCGAACGAGGTGGGGAAGTGCGACTAAATGCACCCTTGAAAGAGATTTTGCTGAACGCTGACGGTACGGTGAAAGGATTCGCGCTGCGGGGGCACAATGGGGCAGAAGATCAAGTGTTCACGGCTGACTTGTATGTATCTGCCATGCCAGTTGACCCCTTAAAGGTGATCTTGCCAGCACCTTGGAAGCAAATGGAGTTTTTCCAACAGCTAGAAGGGTTGGAAGGTGTGCCTGTAATTAACGTGCATCTGTGGTTTGACCGAAAACTAACAAAAATTGACCATTTGCTATTTTCGCGATCGCCCCTCCTCAGCGTTTATGCTGATATGAGCAATACCTGCCGCGAATACGCTAACCCGGATCGCTCAATGCTGGAATTAGTTCTCGCACCAGCAAAAGATTGGATTGCCAAATCCGATGAGGAAATTGTTGCTGCAACTCTTGCCGAATTGGAAAAACTCTTCCCCGACCACTTTGGGGCAGACAATCCAGCAAAATTGCTGAAATATCATGTGGTGAAAACGCCACGTTCAGTTTACACAGCGACCCCTGGTCGTCAACAGCACCGTCCCACCCAAAAAACCCCCATTGGCAACTTCTATCTGACTGGGGATTACACCATGCAACGCTACTTAGCGAGTATGGAAGGTGCCGTACTTTCTGGTAAGCTGACAGCGCAGGCGATATCTGAAGCACTACCGGTAGGCAATACCTCAAACCTGCAAACGCTCACCCGACCGCCCGCAACGAATGCTGCAACTGCCTGA
- the crtB gene encoding 15-cis-phytoene synthase CrtB codes for MLQLPDSPPRMKTLVSVDESYELCRHLTAKYAKTFYLGTLLMSPVKRQSIWAIYAWCRRTDELVDGPASAITTPETLDLWEQQLESIFAGRPLDNYDVALVDALQRFPIDIQPFRDMIAGQQMDLYRSRYETFEDLYLYCYRVAGTVGLMSTTVMGVDTTIHTAPWHQHKQPYVPTEEAIALGIANQLTNILRDVGEDAKRGRIYIPLEDLARFNYTEQDFFKGVVDERWRSLMRFQIDRAHQFYTKAEKGISYLAPDARWPVWAAGMLYGQILGVIERNGYDVFSQRAYVPQWKKLGTLPVAWMRSQVL; via the coding sequence ATGCTGCAACTGCCTGATTCTCCCCCGCGCATGAAAACGCTGGTCTCTGTAGACGAGTCATACGAACTTTGTCGGCATCTCACAGCCAAGTATGCCAAGACTTTTTATCTGGGTACTTTGCTGATGAGTCCGGTAAAACGTCAATCTATTTGGGCAATTTACGCTTGGTGTCGCCGTACAGATGAATTAGTGGATGGGCCCGCATCTGCTATTACCACGCCAGAAACCCTAGACCTATGGGAGCAGCAGCTGGAATCGATTTTTGCGGGACGCCCATTAGACAATTACGATGTCGCTTTAGTAGATGCTCTCCAACGCTTTCCGATAGACATTCAGCCCTTCCGGGATATGATAGCCGGTCAGCAGATGGACTTATATCGCAGTCGCTATGAAACCTTTGAGGACTTATACCTCTACTGTTACCGCGTCGCTGGCACTGTAGGCTTGATGTCAACAACGGTTATGGGCGTGGACACCACCATACATACAGCACCGTGGCATCAGCACAAACAACCTTATGTTCCCACAGAAGAAGCGATCGCCTTGGGCATTGCCAATCAACTCACTAACATCCTCCGCGATGTGGGAGAAGATGCCAAGCGGGGGCGGATCTACATTCCCCTCGAAGACTTGGCACGATTCAACTACACCGAACAAGACTTCTTTAAAGGAGTGGTAGATGAGCGCTGGCGATCGCTGATGCGCTTTCAAATCGACCGGGCACACCAATTCTATACCAAGGCAGAAAAGGGAATTTCTTACCTAGCACCCGATGCCCGTTGGCCTGTGTGGGCAGCAGGAATGCTCTATGGACAGATTTTGGGAGTGATTGAACGCAACGGTTACGATGTATTCAGTCAGCGTGCCTACGTCCCCCAGTGGAAAAAGTTAGGCACTTTGCCAGTGGCTTGGATGCGATCGCAAGTGCTTTAA
- a CDS encoding ABC transporter substrate-binding protein yields MPRVNIALALSVTTIASGFLLAGCPSPNPPDSAANNGSTATPAANSTTTASSAKGLKIGSLLPTTGDLASIGQQMVGSVPLLVDTVNACGGVNGEPVTLVQVDDQTDPKAGAAGMTKLATLDKVAGVVGSFASSVSTAAVSVATPNKVMLVSPGSTSPVFTDKAQKGDFKGFWARTAPPDTYQALALAQLAKKKGFKRVSTVVINNDYGVGFEKAFVQTFEKLGGTIVNKDKPIRYDPKAQTFDTEATAAFAGKPEAVLAVMYAETGSLFLKAAYQQGVTKGVQVMLTDGVKSPTFPEQVGKGSDGKYILSGAIGTVPGSDGKALTAFNKLWQEKKGGVPGEYAPQAWDAAALLTLAAQAAKENTGVGIANKIREVASGTGTEVTDVCEGLKLLKEGKKINYQGASGNVDVDANGDVVGVYDVWTVGDDGKIKVIDKVSPK; encoded by the coding sequence ATGCCAAGAGTTAATATCGCCTTAGCCCTGAGCGTAACAACCATCGCCAGTGGTTTCTTATTAGCAGGTTGCCCAAGTCCTAACCCACCTGATAGCGCAGCCAACAACGGCAGTACCGCCACCCCAGCAGCCAACTCAACTACCACAGCTAGCAGTGCCAAAGGGCTGAAAATTGGTAGTTTGTTACCGACAACCGGTGATTTGGCTTCCATCGGACAGCAAATGGTCGGTTCCGTCCCCTTACTCGTCGATACCGTCAACGCTTGCGGTGGAGTGAATGGCGAACCAGTTACCTTAGTACAAGTAGACGACCAAACCGACCCTAAAGCCGGTGCAGCTGGCATGACTAAACTGGCAACCTTAGATAAAGTCGCTGGTGTAGTTGGTTCCTTTGCCAGCAGCGTTTCTACAGCCGCAGTCTCAGTCGCCACCCCGAATAAAGTCATGCTGGTTTCTCCTGGTAGCACCAGTCCCGTGTTTACTGACAAGGCACAAAAAGGTGACTTTAAGGGCTTTTGGGCGCGGACTGCACCCCCAGATACCTACCAAGCCCTAGCTTTAGCCCAACTTGCGAAGAAAAAAGGTTTCAAGCGAGTTTCCACAGTTGTGATCAACAACGACTATGGCGTCGGCTTTGAAAAAGCATTTGTCCAAACTTTTGAGAAATTGGGCGGAACCATAGTTAATAAAGATAAGCCTATCCGCTACGACCCCAAAGCCCAGACATTTGACACCGAAGCCACTGCTGCTTTTGCAGGTAAACCAGAAGCAGTACTAGCTGTGATGTACGCCGAAACCGGCAGTCTATTTCTCAAAGCAGCCTACCAGCAAGGTGTGACTAAAGGGGTACAAGTTATGCTCACAGATGGGGTGAAGTCGCCGACTTTCCCTGAGCAAGTCGGCAAAGGTAGCGACGGTAAATATATTTTATCTGGTGCGATCGGTACAGTACCTGGTTCTGATGGTAAAGCATTAACAGCTTTCAACAAGCTGTGGCAAGAGAAAAAAGGCGGTGTACCAGGAGAATACGCTCCTCAAGCCTGGGACGCTGCCGCTTTATTAACATTGGCAGCACAAGCCGCTAAAGAAAATACAGGCGTTGGCATAGCTAATAAAATTCGTGAAGTAGCTAGCGGGACTGGCACAGAAGTGACTGATGTTTGTGAGGGACTGAAACTGCTGAAAGAGGGTAAAAAGATTAACTACCAAGGTGCTAGCGGCAACGTCGATGTTGACGCCAACGGTGATGTCGTCGGTGTCTATGATGTTTGGACAGTAGGAGACGATGGCAAAATTAAGGTGATTGACAAAGTTAGCCCTAAATAG
- a CDS encoding DUF2584 family protein: MGMPCEVNSILKLKPSQGYPAELTKGVQYQAVKEDYRIIPIDTPILLVDQNWMAYADIIICKLIWQNNQTTVMFEIDRIYNHPFPVK, from the coding sequence ATGGGTATGCCCTGTGAAGTTAACAGTATCCTTAAACTCAAGCCATCTCAAGGCTATCCAGCAGAATTAACAAAAGGAGTACAGTATCAAGCTGTCAAGGAAGATTACAGAATTATTCCTATAGATACACCAATTCTTCTAGTTGATCAAAATTGGATGGCGTATGCAGATATCATTATTTGTAAACTAATCTGGCAGAATAATCAAACTACTGTGATGTTTGAAATCGATAGAATATATAACCATCCATTCCCTGTAAAGTAA
- a CDS encoding YgfZ/GcvT domain-containing protein: MPTSAINGTDALSIQAAKEGVAVCDRSHWGCIRVSDADRLRFLHNQSTNDFLRLKPGEGCDTVMVTSTARTIDLASAYVLDDAVLLLVSPNRREFLLQWLDRYIFFADQVQLTDVTNETATFSLIGPESDAIIEKLGAGAIISQPYGNHLLVDGKVIVAVGSGLATPGYTLILPSAAKDKVWRQILELGAVELSDRAWDTLRIIQGRPSPDLELTDDYNPLEAGLWQTISFSKGCYIGQETIARLNTYKGVKQYLWGIRLSGPVEVGSVITIGDEKVGKLTSYTETADGYFGLGYIRSKAGGIGLKVLVGETEGEIVAVPFVSHEYP, encoded by the coding sequence ATGCCAACATCTGCAATTAACGGTACAGACGCACTTTCTATCCAAGCAGCGAAAGAAGGGGTTGCAGTGTGCGATCGCTCCCATTGGGGGTGCATCCGTGTTTCTGATGCCGACCGTCTCCGCTTTTTACACAACCAAAGCACTAACGATTTCCTGCGTCTCAAACCAGGAGAAGGCTGTGATACTGTGATGGTGACATCCACCGCCCGCACGATTGACTTGGCCAGTGCCTACGTTCTCGATGATGCGGTGCTGTTGCTGGTTTCGCCTAACCGCCGCGAATTCCTCTTACAATGGCTAGATCGTTATATCTTCTTTGCCGATCAGGTGCAATTGACCGATGTCACCAATGAAACTGCAACCTTCAGCCTGATTGGTCCAGAAAGTGACGCTATCATCGAAAAGCTGGGTGCTGGGGCAATTATCAGCCAACCCTATGGTAATCATCTGCTAGTTGATGGCAAAGTGATAGTTGCTGTCGGTAGCGGCTTGGCAACTCCAGGATATACACTAATTCTGCCCAGTGCTGCCAAAGACAAGGTGTGGAGGCAAATTTTAGAATTAGGGGCAGTAGAGTTGAGCGATCGCGCTTGGGATACATTGCGAATCATCCAAGGACGCCCATCCCCAGATTTAGAACTGACAGATGATTACAATCCACTAGAAGCTGGTTTATGGCAGACAATTTCCTTTAGTAAAGGCTGTTATATCGGACAAGAAACCATCGCCCGGTTAAACACATATAAAGGTGTAAAACAATATCTTTGGGGTATTCGTCTCAGTGGTCCCGTTGAAGTGGGCAGCGTGATTACCATCGGCGATGAAAAAGTCGGTAAACTTACCAGTTACACAGAAACCGCTGATGGTTACTTTGGGTTAGGTTATATCCGCAGCAAAGCAGGTGGTATTGGCTTAAAAGTCCTAGTAGGAGAAACCGAGGGGGAAATAGTCGCAGTCCCGTTTGTTTCCCATGAATACCCATAG
- a CDS encoding DUF5331 domain-containing protein: MDIQQLRQSLKMKWLIYYEQNRLWLVKMRVWDTYDGLRRPLSGYILATLSVLEPQFEQILSFILDLNNDPDQIVAALGLNFNPDEELRLLKSELSVATNQMKIESPDKVIAEDQPIPQVKLQPPVKTPFTGGSRGEKSFSFKIPTGVEHQRQPVSSVVATTQVNRQPPVRTLVSQKQPTKLLREPPPVRSPSALRFAQSLIIATKIPYKTKSLPTLAIATEIQHIGKTLPTLAIVTKVPSNGKFVKMPKYISSGTNARCLANWVDECCQGAGWDREEVIPMKFSDFS; this comes from the coding sequence ATGGACATTCAGCAGCTACGTCAATCATTGAAAATGAAGTGGCTGATTTACTACGAGCAAAATCGTCTCTGGTTGGTCAAAATGCGAGTTTGGGACACCTATGATGGTCTGCGGCGTCCTCTGTCTGGTTATATTTTGGCGACTCTGTCTGTTTTGGAACCGCAGTTTGAGCAGATACTTTCTTTTATTCTGGATTTGAATAACGATCCCGATCAGATCGTTGCGGCTTTAGGTCTTAACTTTAATCCTGATGAGGAGTTAAGGTTACTAAAATCAGAGCTTTCTGTGGCTACAAACCAGATGAAAATTGAGTCGCCTGACAAGGTGATTGCTGAAGATCAACCTATACCACAGGTTAAGCTTCAGCCTCCGGTAAAAACGCCATTCACTGGGGGATCTAGGGGAGAAAAATCATTTTCATTTAAAATTCCTACGGGGGTTGAACACCAGCGCCAACCTGTATCATCGGTTGTAGCCACCACCCAGGTTAATCGCCAGCCTCCAGTCAGGACGCTAGTTTCCCAAAAACAGCCTACTAAGCTGTTACGCGAACCTCCACCTGTGCGATCGCCTTCGGCACTGCGCTTCGCGCAATCGCTCATCATCGCCACAAAGATTCCCTATAAAACTAAATCCCTGCCAACTCTGGCAATAGCCACCGAGATTCAACACATTGGAAAAACTCTGCCAACTCTAGCAATAGTTACCAAAGTTCCCAGCAACGGCAAATTTGTCAAGATGCCCAAGTACATATCATCCGGCACTAATGCCCGGTGTTTGGCGAATTGGGTTGATGAGTGTTGTCAAGGTGCAGGATGGGATCGAGAGGAAGTTATTCCTATGAAATTTTCAGATTTCTCCTAA
- a CDS encoding (2Fe-2S) ferredoxin domain-containing protein — protein MSDTTQPSNSPITNKLSFPRCVRVCQYRACQRQGAAEVLAAFQALPVPDVTVTSSGCLAQCGNGPMVLVLPDKVWYSGVKREEVPLLVEQHLLGGQRVKQMLYYRFHPQG, from the coding sequence ATGTCAGACACAACTCAACCATCAAATTCCCCAATCACGAACAAACTAAGTTTTCCTAGATGTGTGCGGGTCTGCCAATATCGCGCCTGTCAAAGGCAAGGTGCAGCAGAAGTGTTAGCAGCTTTTCAAGCTTTGCCAGTTCCTGATGTGACAGTCACATCTAGTGGCTGTTTAGCACAATGCGGCAATGGGCCGATGGTGCTAGTGTTACCAGATAAGGTCTGGTATAGCGGCGTTAAGCGGGAAGAAGTACCACTATTGGTAGAACAACATTTATTAGGTGGTCAAAGAGTCAAACAGATGCTTTATTATCGGTTTCATCCTCAGGGATAA
- a CDS encoding cysteine synthase A, with protein sequence MDIKNGFVGTIGNTPLIRLNSFSEETGCEILAKAEFLNPGGSVKDRAALYIIEDAEKKGLLKPGGTVVEGTAGNTGIGLAHICNAKGYKCLIIIPDTQSQEKIDALTTLGAEVRPVPAVPYKDPNNYVKLSGRIAAELDNAIWANQFDNLANRLAHFETTGSEIWAQTNGKIDGWVASTGTGGTYAGVALYLKAQNPAVKCVVADPLGSGLYSYIKTGEIKIEGSSITEGIGNSRVTANMEGAPADDAIQVDDQEALRVVYQLLRQDGLLMGGSTGINVGAAVALGKQLGPGHTIVTILCDSGSRYQSRIFNHEWLASKGLSVD encoded by the coding sequence ATGGATATCAAAAATGGATTTGTCGGTACAATTGGTAACACACCGCTGATTCGGTTAAACAGCTTTAGCGAAGAGACAGGTTGCGAAATTCTGGCAAAAGCTGAATTTCTCAATCCTGGGGGTTCCGTTAAAGACCGCGCCGCACTATATATAATTGAAGACGCGGAAAAAAAAGGTTTACTTAAACCTGGTGGTACAGTTGTCGAAGGCACCGCTGGTAACACTGGCATTGGACTGGCGCATATTTGCAACGCCAAAGGCTACAAATGCCTAATTATTATTCCTGATACCCAATCACAAGAAAAGATCGATGCACTGACGACTTTAGGGGCAGAAGTCCGTCCTGTACCCGCTGTACCCTACAAAGACCCCAACAACTACGTCAAGCTATCTGGCAGAATCGCGGCTGAGTTAGATAACGCTATTTGGGCAAATCAGTTTGATAATTTAGCTAATCGCCTCGCCCACTTTGAAACCACAGGGTCAGAAATTTGGGCACAGACCAACGGCAAAATTGATGGTTGGGTGGCATCCACAGGCACTGGCGGTACTTATGCTGGTGTGGCGTTGTACTTGAAAGCACAAAATCCAGCGGTTAAGTGCGTCGTTGCCGATCCTTTGGGTAGCGGTCTATATAGCTATATCAAAACTGGTGAAATCAAGATAGAAGGCAGTTCTATCACTGAAGGTATTGGTAACAGTCGCGTCACAGCCAATATGGAAGGCGCACCTGCTGATGATGCTATTCAAGTTGATGACCAAGAAGCTTTGCGGGTTGTTTACCAGTTACTACGGCAAGATGGTTTGTTAATGGGCGGTTCGACGGGTATTAATGTTGGGGCAGCTGTCGCCCTTGGGAAGCAGTTGGGGCCAGGACATACGATTGTTACTATTTTGTGTGATAGTGGTTCCCGGTATCAGTCACGGATATTTAATCATGAGTGGCTGGCATCAAAAGGATTATCAGTAGATTAG